The DNA segment GCGATTGACGTCGTCGTAGGTGCCGCGAACGCCCACCAAACCCGTTCCGTACACCCCGGTTGCGAGGAGCTTCTGCTCCTCGAGGTCGGCCGGCACGAACACGTAGGCGTCCAGCCCGGACGCCGCGGCGTGAGCGGCGACCGCGTTGGCGAGGTTGCCGGTTGAGGCACAGGCAACGGTCTCGAACCCGAGCTCGCGCGCCTTCGCCAGGGCGACCGCGACGACGCGATCCTTGAACGAGTGGGTTGGATTGGCGGCGTCGTTTTTGATCCAGAGCTCCCCGAGGCCGAGGCGCTCGGCCAGCCGGTCGGCGCGGACGAGTGGCGTCAGGCCGGGCTCGAGCGGATCGCGGGGCCGCTCGGAGAACGGCAGGAAATCCGCATACCGCCAGATGCCTCGTGACCCGGCTTGAATCTTGCGGCGGGCTTCGCCGGGCTCCAGGTCCGAGAAGTCGTAGGAGACCTCAAGCGGGCCGAAGCAGCGCTCGCACACGTAGCGAGCCTCCAGGGGATAGCGCGTTCCGCACTCCTTGCATGTCAGTGCGTCAAGCGCCATCGCCTCTAGCCTCTCTTCCTGTTGCGTCGCATTCGTCTCAGCTACGAAAAAAACCTCTGCCGGGCTAGTGAGCAGAGGTCCTGTCGGGACTTCCCCTCACATCTCCCAGGCTCTTACCTGATGGAATTGGCACCTACCCCTTTGCGGGGGGTTGCCGGGGTTTCAACGGGCCAGTCCCTCCACCCCTCTGGATGTGGTGGTTATGTGGTGGAGGACTATACCAACAGGCGGATCGGTTGCCGCACCGGTTGCAGGTCTTTCGCCACCGTCGCGTAGTCTTAGCCACTGACGAGATGGACGAGCGACCGAGCGAGATGTCAAACGATGCCGAACCTCCCGAAGCCACGGCTGCGAAGGTTGGCCCGCGCCGGCCGTCTCGTCGCGTCCGCGCCTGAGCCAAAGGAGCGCAAGCCCCAGGTCGAGACGATCGCGGCCGAGGGGCTGCGCTGGGTCAACATCGAGAGCCCCTCGCCGCTCGAGTGTGCTTGGCTCGAGGAGCAGTTCGGGTTCCATCCCCTCGACCTCGAGGACGTCCTGTCGCGCAACCAGCGCCCGAAGATCGACGAGTACCCCGACTACCTGTTCATCGTTTTGCACTTTCCGGTCTTCGACCGCACGGTCGGGCGCCTGAACGCAGGAGAGCTCGACATCTTCGTCGGCTCCGACTACCTGGTCACGATCCCCAACCAGCGGCTCCAGCCGGTCGAGTACCTGTTCGAGCGCTGCCGCGCCAAGGAGGAATTGCGGGAGCAGCACTTCACCAAGGGCTCCGGGTTCCTCCTCTACCGGATCGTGGACGACAGCTTCGACTATTGCTTCCCCATGTTGCGCAAGATCGGCAACAAGTTGGACGCGATCGAGGACGAGATCTTCTCCGGCCGCTCCGAGGAGGTGGTGCGCGACATCTCCAACGTGAAGCAGGAGATCATCAACTTTCGTAAGGTGGTCCGCCCTCAGCGAACGGTGCTTCGCGACCTCGAGAACGCCAAGCAGCCCTTCCTGGCCCCAACCGAGGGCGAGCTAGAGGTCTACTTCGACGACATCGCAGACGCCCATGAGCGCATCTGGGACATGCTCGAGAACTACAAGGAGGTCGTGGAGGCCCTCGAGGACACCAACGAGTCGGTGATCTCCCACCGCGTAAACGACATCCTGCGCTTCCTGACCGCGATCAGCGTGATCGTGCTGCCCCTGACCCTGATCGCCAGCATCTGGGGCATGAACGTCGGCGTCCCCGGCGAGGGGGATTCGGTCGACTTCTTCGTGATCGTCGGCTCGATGCTCGTCCTGCTGGTCGGCATGGTCGCGTACTTCCGGCGCCGCGGCTGGCTCTAGATCGATGTCGCTGATCACGTACCTCCGTCGCCGCTTCGGTCGCCGGCCCGCGTCGGCCCCAGCGGCAGCGTTGAGGCGGAAGGTCCGCG comes from the Solirubrobacterales bacterium genome and includes:
- the corA gene encoding magnesium/cobalt transporter CorA, with amino-acid sequence MPNLPKPRLRRLARAGRLVASAPEPKERKPQVETIAAEGLRWVNIESPSPLECAWLEEQFGFHPLDLEDVLSRNQRPKIDEYPDYLFIVLHFPVFDRTVGRLNAGELDIFVGSDYLVTIPNQRLQPVEYLFERCRAKEELREQHFTKGSGFLLYRIVDDSFDYCFPMLRKIGNKLDAIEDEIFSGRSEEVVRDISNVKQEIINFRKVVRPQRTVLRDLENAKQPFLAPTEGELEVYFDDIADAHERIWDMLENYKEVVEALEDTNESVISHRVNDILRFLTAISVIVLPLTLIASIWGMNVGVPGEGDSVDFFVIVGSMLVLLVGMVAYFRRRGWL